Proteins encoded in a region of the Desulfonatronovibrio magnus genome:
- a CDS encoding metal-dependent hydrolase codes for MPGYKAHAAGAVVLGAGTLAAVNWMEWYTPDPLTALMLMGFVVLGSLFPDVDTDSVGQKLFYTILAIINLTFMVLGHYKWAAVLGFCAMLPVVARHRGWIHTWWAMFAVPMIIFIIPIIFYDIPWKSLLPFYFASVFGYFTHLLFDRKFV; via the coding sequence ATGCCCGGATACAAGGCGCATGCAGCTGGAGCCGTAGTTCTTGGTGCCGGAACCCTGGCGGCAGTAAACTGGATGGAGTGGTACACTCCTGACCCCCTTACTGCCCTTATGCTCATGGGCTTTGTTGTCCTGGGCAGTCTTTTTCCAGATGTTGACACGGATTCAGTTGGTCAAAAACTTTTCTATACCATTCTTGCCATTATCAATCTTACGTTCATGGTCCTTGGTCATTACAAATGGGCTGCAGTTCTGGGGTTCTGCGCCATGCTGCCTGTTGTGGCCAGGCACAGGGGCTGGATACATACCTGGTGGGCCATGTTTGCTGTACCCATGATCATCTTTATCATTCCCATTATTTTTTATGATATCCCCTGGAAAAGCCTTCTGCCTTTTTACTTTGCTTCAGTATTTGGTTACTTCACGCACCTGCTCTTTGACAGAAAGTTTGTATAA
- a CDS encoding sensor histidine kinase, producing the protein MDDQIPIVDVSLKCLDQDRSFRVQKRMHEKIDDYAEYNFTSIQSSALNVFFDLSQEFESFDDLLSVSVLIPKVFFNLDCSLYLLNENRADKITTCFSDCPEPYSCEETLVFCSRPKTVNNCLYLPIKGNKELIDQLPFNPPMRLIGMLEVSPASQISWHESLFFEKFANRVGFQLHLRLISRKNQEHLYFIRTLVKDIGHNVIVPNMFFKLYYRRLEANINALGEMKQDLTELFSAGSDPETSLKSQAKLMAKLKYIHNGLDEQFGEILRHYEQTSLFLETLLRRSHFEQGKYVLERKSCNFKSQIIDPQVNRFFREFKEKGIDIALAGVPDQEIEVVVDLGLISQVYANLFSNASKYTRAVYDFAGNETKFISYGWEHKPDFFGPGLHGIKLNVFSTGPHIAPEEQQNLFREGFRAGNTEQEQGTGHGLFFIREIVELHGGEVGYEPTPLGNNFFFILPLTEPEQILI; encoded by the coding sequence ATGGACGACCAAATACCTATAGTTGATGTTTCCCTCAAATGTCTGGACCAGGATCGATCTTTCAGAGTCCAGAAGAGAATGCATGAAAAGATTGATGATTATGCTGAATACAATTTTACATCAATCCAAAGCAGTGCGCTCAATGTTTTCTTTGATCTGAGTCAGGAATTTGAAAGTTTTGATGACCTTCTTTCAGTTAGCGTACTTATCCCCAAGGTCTTTTTCAACTTAGACTGCAGTCTTTACCTGCTCAATGAAAACCGGGCCGACAAAATCACCACCTGTTTTTCTGACTGCCCTGAACCATACAGCTGTGAAGAGACACTGGTATTCTGCTCCAGGCCCAAAACAGTAAACAATTGCCTTTATCTGCCCATTAAGGGTAATAAAGAGCTTATTGACCAGTTACCATTTAATCCTCCCATGCGGCTCATAGGCATGCTGGAAGTTTCACCTGCCAGTCAGATTTCCTGGCACGAAAGTCTTTTTTTTGAAAAATTCGCTAATCGTGTGGGCTTCCAGCTCCATTTACGTCTTATAAGCCGCAAGAACCAGGAACATCTGTATTTCATCAGAACTCTGGTAAAAGATATAGGGCATAACGTAATAGTTCCCAATATGTTTTTTAAGCTATATTACAGGCGCCTTGAAGCTAATATCAATGCCCTGGGTGAAATGAAGCAGGATTTAACTGAACTTTTTTCAGCCGGATCAGACCCGGAAACCAGTCTGAAATCCCAGGCCAAACTCATGGCTAAGCTCAAATACATACATAATGGACTGGATGAACAGTTTGGTGAAATTCTAAGACATTACGAACAGACCAGTCTGTTTCTTGAAACATTGCTCAGACGCAGCCATTTTGAACAGGGCAAATATGTACTTGAAAGAAAAAGCTGTAATTTCAAGAGCCAGATTATTGATCCTCAGGTCAACCGTTTCTTCAGGGAGTTCAAAGAAAAGGGTATTGATATTGCCTTGGCCGGAGTCCCTGATCAGGAAATTGAAGTAGTTGTTGATCTTGGACTGATCAGCCAGGTTTACGCCAACCTGTTTTCCAATGCTTCCAAGTATACCAGGGCTGTATATGACTTTGCAGGTAATGAGACCAAATTTATTTCTTATGGCTGGGAGCATAAGCCCGATTTCTTCGGTCCTGGTCTTCATGGCATCAAACTCAACGTATTCAGTACCGGACCTCATATAGCACCTGAAGAACAGCAGAATCTTTTCCGAGAAGGCTTCAGGGCCGGCAATACAGAACAGGAACAGGGAACTGGACATGGTCTTTTTTTCATCCGCGAGATTGTAGAATTGCATGGAGGTGAGGTAGGATATGAACCAACACCACTGGGCAACAACTTTTTCTTTATCCTGCCTTTGACCGAGCCTGAGCAAATTTTGATATGA
- a CDS encoding response regulator — MKIKHKIFIPLVLVVLFFGALGFFIANHQLERIKGSFIQKLALEKQLKVSRLFDLMAIKAMEQASIFAYFPEVGRAYDIAFQGDIDDPFDPYVQEAREYLRTSLSEHVQSQEMLYGPGSELRLHFHLPNGLSLVRMWREKNALAEDGSMVDKSDDLRDFRAIISNLIMSQKPLYGIEIGRGGPALRGIVPVFSRQGEYQGSVEVLSEFDVLWQSLDFEGLHELSLFIPDQFLAIVGEPDGLDDDKRHFDDFVYFAGNGQQNDGYYVQRQDLVAGQNTLHVRSQQCTAVAAFPLRDFSGLPIGVMTMVLDISYEQNLISYLRLLLWAVPLCIMVVFFVLARHVLGKAVLDPISKIRNQMKTIQSGNVQDIGARLEYHGNDEISDLARDFNSLMDKLHEVMSMNKIVLNAIPDPVFVVDSNFQFIMGNVATKNIAGIRKTRDLRNMTCSLVFHASCCDTEDCPIDTLKRGLKVDSEKIIQWNRPGGKTMYIRPVARVLKDRDGNVVGYLELAHDVTNLIMREKELEESNYNLQDLNDQLEEALRKYKEAAQAAESASRAKSEFLANMSHEIRTPMNGIMGMTELALNTKLSKEQQEYLTIVRASAESLLSLINDILDFSKIEAGKLDIDHAPFRLRDTVEDAARSLAMQAHNKGIDFNVRIDPVLEEGFIGDGDRLRQIIINLVSNAIKFTERGEVQLNVREADDVLMDDCVKKFHAENRFRQVHFSISDTGIGISSKHQKHIFDTFVQVDGSSTRRQGGTGLGLAICRQLIELMLGKIWVESEPGNGSTFHFVIPLDLASETHETEVFGDAKQLEGVRVLVVDDNQTNRRILDEVLNYWGMEPVLVEGGAAAIDLLKGTAGQADPFELMILDIHMPDMDGFEVLDRMRNLDGVELPRVVVLTSGGIRGDAARLRELSVFSYMLKPVKQSVLLGTLINAISGQEVDEYVSMEAEPDMLSTPYGLNILLAEDNEVNQKLARHILNRHGHKVEIAENGLVALERIKSTSYDLVLMDVQMPEMDGLEATRIIREEEKVTGGHLPIIAVTAFALKGDRERCLAAGADSYVQKPIRKDDLFREMSAVLGMKGVIESESDSESDSEQDTDHHDQGPASQELVLLDKALARIDNDEELLKELGQNFMDSYQDYMKKIKASIIAEDYEALTREAHTLKGMLGVFAAEPAFETAKSLEFAGRNRQSFSEASKLFEQLTEIIEPTAAKIENYVGI, encoded by the coding sequence ATGAAGATCAAGCACAAAATATTCATACCATTGGTTCTGGTGGTCCTTTTTTTTGGAGCACTGGGCTTTTTTATTGCCAATCATCAGTTGGAGAGAATCAAGGGCTCTTTTATTCAAAAGCTTGCACTGGAGAAGCAGCTTAAAGTATCCCGTCTTTTTGATCTAATGGCCATAAAGGCCATGGAGCAGGCCTCCATATTTGCCTATTTTCCAGAAGTTGGCAGGGCATATGATATAGCTTTTCAGGGCGATATTGATGACCCTTTTGACCCTTATGTGCAGGAGGCCAGGGAGTATCTGCGCACCTCTTTGTCTGAGCATGTCCAGAGCCAGGAAATGCTTTATGGTCCAGGATCAGAGTTGAGGCTGCATTTTCATTTACCCAACGGTTTAAGCTTAGTGAGAATGTGGCGCGAAAAAAACGCTCTTGCTGAAGACGGAAGCATGGTGGATAAATCTGACGATTTAAGAGATTTTCGGGCTATTATAAGTAACCTCATAATGTCCCAGAAGCCTTTATATGGGATTGAAATAGGACGTGGAGGGCCGGCTCTGCGAGGAATAGTGCCAGTTTTCAGTCGTCAAGGCGAGTATCAGGGCTCTGTGGAGGTTTTATCAGAGTTTGATGTTTTATGGCAAAGTCTTGATTTTGAAGGACTGCATGAGCTGAGTCTTTTCATTCCGGACCAGTTTTTGGCAATTGTTGGCGAACCTGACGGTTTGGACGATGATAAGCGCCATTTTGATGATTTTGTTTATTTTGCCGGTAATGGTCAGCAAAATGACGGCTATTATGTACAAAGGCAGGATCTGGTAGCAGGCCAGAATACCCTGCATGTCAGGTCGCAGCAGTGTACAGCAGTGGCTGCCTTTCCCCTGAGGGATTTCAGTGGTCTGCCCATAGGTGTGATGACCATGGTCCTGGATATCAGTTATGAGCAGAACCTGATCAGCTATTTGCGGCTTTTATTGTGGGCTGTGCCCCTGTGCATCATGGTTGTATTTTTTGTTCTTGCCAGGCATGTGCTGGGCAAAGCTGTGCTGGATCCCATCAGTAAAATCAGAAATCAGATGAAAACCATTCAGTCAGGCAATGTTCAGGATATCGGGGCAAGGCTTGAGTATCATGGTAATGATGAAATATCTGATCTTGCCCGGGATTTCAATTCACTCATGGATAAGCTTCATGAAGTGATGAGTATGAACAAAATAGTACTTAATGCCATACCTGATCCTGTTTTTGTCGTAGATTCCAACTTTCAGTTCATCATGGGCAATGTGGCTACCAAAAATATCGCTGGAATTCGTAAAACCCGGGACCTGCGCAATATGACCTGCAGTCTGGTGTTCCACGCCAGTTGCTGCGATACAGAGGACTGCCCCATTGACACCCTGAAAAGAGGGCTCAAGGTGGATTCTGAAAAAATTATCCAATGGAACCGTCCAGGCGGCAAAACCATGTATATCCGTCCGGTTGCCAGGGTTCTCAAGGATCGGGATGGAAATGTAGTGGGTTATTTAGAGCTGGCCCATGACGTAACCAATTTGATTATGCGCGAAAAAGAGCTTGAGGAAAGCAATTACAATCTGCAGGACCTCAATGATCAGCTCGAAGAAGCATTGCGCAAGTATAAAGAGGCTGCCCAGGCGGCTGAAAGTGCCAGCAGGGCCAAAAGCGAATTTCTTGCCAATATGAGTCATGAGATCAGGACACCCATGAACGGGATCATGGGTATGACCGAGCTTGCCCTGAACACCAAGCTTTCCAAGGAGCAGCAGGAATACCTGACCATAGTCAGGGCATCTGCCGAGTCTTTGCTGAGCCTGATTAATGATATTCTTGATTTTTCTAAAATTGAAGCAGGCAAACTGGATATCGACCATGCTCCATTCAGGCTGCGGGATACTGTAGAGGATGCCGCACGCAGTCTTGCCATGCAGGCTCACAATAAGGGTATTGACTTTAATGTCAGGATCGATCCAGTGCTTGAAGAAGGCTTTATTGGAGATGGAGACAGGCTGCGCCAGATCATAATCAATCTTGTCTCCAATGCCATTAAATTTACAGAGCGCGGTGAGGTTCAGCTTAATGTCAGAGAAGCAGACGACGTGCTCATGGATGACTGCGTGAAGAAGTTTCATGCTGAAAATAGGTTCAGGCAAGTTCACTTTTCTATTTCAGATACTGGCATCGGGATCAGCAGTAAACATCAGAAGCATATTTTTGATACCTTTGTCCAGGTAGATGGAAGTTCCACCAGGAGACAGGGCGGAACCGGACTGGGTCTTGCCATATGCAGGCAGTTGATTGAGCTCATGTTAGGCAAAATTTGGGTGGAAAGCGAGCCTGGTAATGGCAGCACTTTCCATTTTGTTATTCCGCTGGATTTAGCGTCTGAAACCCATGAAACCGAAGTGTTCGGTGATGCAAAGCAGTTAGAGGGAGTCAGAGTGCTGGTGGTTGATGACAATCAAACCAACCGCCGCATTCTTGATGAAGTGTTGAATTACTGGGGTATGGAACCGGTGCTGGTGGAAGGGGGTGCTGCAGCTATTGACTTACTTAAGGGTACAGCTGGACAGGCTGATCCTTTCGAGCTGATGATTCTGGATATTCATATGCCTGACATGGATGGCTTTGAAGTGCTGGACAGGATGCGTAATCTTGATGGTGTAGAGCTTCCAAGGGTTGTGGTGCTCACATCCGGTGGAATAAGGGGAGATGCAGCAAGGCTTCGAGAGTTAAGTGTTTTCAGTTATATGCTTAAACCTGTCAAACAGTCAGTCCTTCTCGGTACGCTTATAAATGCCATCAGTGGTCAGGAAGTTGATGAATATGTATCCATGGAAGCAGAGCCTGACATGCTGTCCACTCCTTACGGCCTTAATATTCTTCTGGCCGAGGATAATGAAGTCAACCAGAAACTTGCCCGGCATATTTTAAACAGACATGGACACAAAGTGGAAATTGCAGAAAATGGTCTTGTTGCTCTGGAGCGAATCAAATCCACCTCCTATGATCTTGTGCTTATGGATGTTCAGATGCCTGAAATGGATGGGTTGGAAGCAACCAGAATAATTAGAGAGGAAGAGAAAGTCACAGGTGGGCATCTTCCCATTATTGCTGTTACTGCGTTTGCCCTTAAGGGTGACAGGGAAAGATGTCTTGCAGCAGGGGCAGACAGTTATGTGCAAAAACCAATCCGCAAGGATGATCTTTTTCGGGAAATGTCAGCAGTGTTGGGCATGAAAGGTGTTATTGAATCAGAATCAGATTCAGAGTCAGATTCAGAGCAGGACACAGATCATCATGATCAGGGTCCTGCATCGCAGGAACTTGTGCTCCTGGACAAGGCGCTGGCCAGAATAGATAATGATGAAGAGTTACTCAAAGAGCTTGGTCAAAACTTCATGGACTCGTACCAGGACTATATGAAAAAAATAAAAGCTTCCATAATTGCCGAGGATTATGAAGCGCTTACCCGGGAAGCACATACCCTGAAAGGCATGCTGGGGGTATTTGCTGCTGAGCCTGCTTTTGAAACCGCAAAGTCCCTGGAATTTGCGGGGCGTAACAGGCAGTCATTTTCTGAAGCCTCAAAACTCTTTGAACAGTTGACAGAAATTATTGAACCAACTGCTGCAAAAATTGAAAACTATGTGGGAATTTAG
- a CDS encoding DUF2225 domain-containing protein translates to MNLAHLQQIGSPRNYQEDDIIFHQGEPGDEMHVLLSGKVAVYINSVHGFPIEVAAIEPGNVFGEMSVLEDEPRSATIIASEDTVTIALNKKNFRHFIRNQPELTYKLLKVLSGRIRTSNEQLAQNWDCSKDDLEARSDGSSLKADQDKEKQSGRDSCSSEFSKSPPPKGLFPPAHKTYSKNIATDDKNFTFKKAIYCPVCDHQFDVKMLKLSKLRLISTDKDFRQRFADFEPIYYSVWMCPVCSYANFHSNFQSISRKNINLLKENTNNRKSMVNIHLIDPNDINYVFVQYYMADKCMNEIGNCDIHKAKLWIRLKWLYQDLEDEEMYRYSLSRSIELYYNAMYNARPSLNPEQEQQVGLLLGELYMENKQYQDARKHFWNASRIREGKEVMRKQASDRLWDLKSMESEQSGSETRRSSKSSDSETIYLKA, encoded by the coding sequence ATGAATCTGGCACATCTGCAACAAATCGGCTCTCCGAGAAACTACCAGGAAGATGATATAATATTTCATCAGGGTGAGCCTGGAGATGAAATGCATGTCCTGCTTTCCGGCAAGGTAGCCGTTTACATCAATTCTGTCCACGGATTCCCCATAGAAGTGGCGGCAATAGAACCAGGCAATGTCTTTGGTGAAATGAGCGTTCTGGAAGATGAACCTCGATCGGCAACAATAATTGCCAGTGAAGATACTGTCACTATCGCTTTAAACAAGAAAAATTTTCGACATTTCATTAGAAATCAACCTGAACTGACATACAAATTACTTAAGGTTTTAAGCGGTAGAATCAGAACCTCCAATGAACAGTTGGCACAAAACTGGGACTGCAGCAAAGATGATCTGGAAGCCCGATCAGACGGGTCCTCCCTAAAAGCTGACCAGGATAAGGAGAAACAGTCGGGTAGAGATTCCTGCAGCAGTGAATTCTCAAAATCACCGCCTCCTAAAGGCCTCTTTCCCCCTGCACATAAAACATACTCAAAAAATATCGCAACAGACGATAAAAATTTCACTTTTAAAAAAGCAATTTATTGCCCTGTATGCGATCATCAGTTTGATGTAAAAATGCTGAAACTTAGTAAGCTGCGGCTAATTTCAACTGATAAGGATTTCAGGCAGCGATTTGCCGATTTCGAGCCAATCTACTATTCCGTTTGGATGTGTCCGGTATGCAGTTATGCTAATTTCCACAGCAACTTCCAAAGCATTTCCAGGAAAAATATTAACCTCCTTAAAGAAAATACCAACAATCGGAAATCAATGGTCAACATACATTTAATTGACCCAAATGATATCAATTATGTGTTTGTCCAGTATTACATGGCAGATAAATGCATGAATGAAATCGGAAACTGCGATATCCACAAGGCTAAACTCTGGATCAGACTTAAGTGGCTGTATCAGGATTTAGAAGATGAGGAAATGTATAGATACTCATTATCACGATCCATAGAATTGTATTACAATGCCATGTATAATGCCAGACCCAGTTTGAATCCTGAACAGGAACAACAGGTTGGTCTGCTCCTTGGCGAATTGTACATGGAAAACAAGCAATACCAGGATGCGCGGAAACATTTCTGGAATGCATCAAGAATAAGAGAAGGTAAAGAAGTGATGAGAAAACAGGCCTCGGACAGGCTGTGGGACCTGAAATCCATGGAATCTGAACAGTCAGGATCCGAGACTCGCAGGAGCAGCAAGTCGTCAGATAGCGAAACAATTTATTTGAAAGCTTAA
- the vapC gene encoding type II toxin-antitoxin system VapC family toxin, translated as MILVDTSVWVEIMRDKTGNVVSAFQEKTRDHLVCLSRFNQLELLQGALNEKEWGLLEDYLSTQYFLETTTKTWREAARIYFELRTQGITVRSPIDCCIAQLAIENKTLLLHRDRDFEMICKVRMLNQERFEFP; from the coding sequence ATGATCCTTGTGGATACGTCCGTCTGGGTCGAAATCATGAGAGATAAAACCGGAAACGTGGTTTCCGCATTTCAGGAAAAAACTCGGGATCATTTGGTTTGCCTTTCCCGTTTTAATCAATTGGAGCTTCTTCAGGGTGCCTTGAATGAGAAAGAATGGGGACTTCTTGAAGATTATCTGTCGACCCAATATTTTCTTGAAACCACAACAAAAACTTGGCGGGAGGCAGCCCGGATCTATTTTGAATTACGAACACAGGGGATTACTGTCAGAAGCCCCATAGACTGTTGCATTGCCCAGCTAGCCATTGAGAATAAAACACTTCTACTTCACCGAGATAGAGATTTTGAAATGATTTGTAAGGTCAGAATGTTGAACCAGGAAAGGTTTGAATTTCCCTAA
- a CDS encoding type II toxin-antitoxin system VapB family antitoxin: MEAKIAIDDNLLQDALSVSGLQTKEELINEALREYIKVKKRKDLTELAGRIEFYQDFNHKKMRELNK; encoded by the coding sequence ATGGAAGCCAAAATTGCTATAGATGATAATTTGTTACAGGATGCTTTATCCGTTAGTGGCCTTCAGACCAAAGAAGAACTTATTAATGAAGCATTGCGGGAGTATATCAAAGTCAAAAAACGAAAAGATCTAACTGAACTGGCGGGACGTATTGAGTTTTATCAGGATTTTAATCATAAAAAAATGAGGGAACTAAATAAATGA
- a CDS encoding antitoxin MazE family protein, whose translation MPLSIRQRVQKHREKLKQSGLRPVQIWVPDTRKEDFAEECRRQSLMIADDSQEKEILDWIEDVSDVRGWKK comes from the coding sequence ATGCCTTTATCAATTCGTCAAAGAGTGCAAAAGCACAGGGAAAAGCTGAAGCAGTCAGGATTGCGTCCTGTTCAGATCTGGGTGCCGGATACCAGAAAAGAGGACTTTGCTGAAGAATGCCGCCGCCAAAGCCTGATGATTGCCGATGATTCTCAAGAAAAGGAGATTCTGGACTGGATTGAAGATGTTTCAGATGTCAGAGGCTGGAAAAAGTGA
- a CDS encoding type II toxin-antitoxin system PemK/MazF family toxin has protein sequence MRRGDIVSIVQPGAYGNPRPALIIQSDLFSMHPSVTVLPITSDLRDTPLFRLNVEPSESNGLRTTSQVMIDKITTVPREKAGNVFGKLEADALKKAQGLLAVWLGIV, from the coding sequence GTGAGGCGCGGAGATATTGTAAGCATTGTGCAGCCTGGAGCATACGGCAATCCGCGTCCGGCACTGATTATTCAGTCGGACCTGTTCAGTATGCACCCGTCAGTAACAGTTCTGCCCATTACCAGTGATTTGCGCGATACTCCATTGTTCAGGCTGAATGTTGAGCCTTCAGAATCTAATGGTCTGCGCACAACCTCCCAGGTTATGATTGACAAAATTACAACTGTACCACGGGAAAAGGCTGGAAATGTTTTTGGAAAGCTGGAGGCTGATGCACTAAAAAAAGCGCAGGGCCTGCTGGCAGTCTGGCTGGGGATTGTGTAA